One window of the Terriglobia bacterium genome contains the following:
- a CDS encoding carboxypeptidase-like regulatory domain-containing protein, whose translation MYRHFIALLIIVSVIGALPLAAQQTSSLQGVIADQTGGVLPGAVVAITNTDTAVSRQELTDDTGTYRFLQVLPGPYKVEVQLPGFTTKVSQVALQVGQPLTLNLELAVGQATDVVSVEAEATAINTENATVGNPFTEKQVVELPLQTRNVVALLSQEPGVASTGQVLGARADQNNVTLDGANVTDNRGADGFNSVLQIPLDSVQEFRTTIAGQGADLGHSAGGQVTLVTKSGTNAFHGSIYEYNRNTDFEANDWFSNRAHVARPALIRNQYGFSAGGPIQKNRLFFFYNWEGRKDRSQAAATANVPTDTLKQGIVKVLLKSGQTVSLTPADIKAIDPLGIGENPYIANLAQQYPSGNNPLGGSDKGLNFNQLLFNAPQPLNNHVQVGKIDYVIDGASRHTVSLRGTLVGDSQIPTNGLALFPGQAPVSQTLDNSRGVSARYTYVVTPTLVNVFNYGYTRLGNATTGTLNVVPSFGFTTQLPTVRGSTRIAPTPNLSDDLTWTKGKHTFQMGFNYLIAKNLTSVANNEPSYSFGRTVLLGLGNDITNAVTAYIQKTVPGAALSSTTNVTNAFGAIFGMLNSGSATYNFGINGQPIPFGQSISRDFISRSPEEYFQDTWKVKPNITVIAGVRYAIYGVPYAEDGVQVVPKTNMSNFFGERIGAALAGVPNSALPDANITYVVGGPVNHGAGYYPQDNKDWAPRLSLAYSPRDGGLLEKIMGKGSVLRGGASLVYDNYGNGLAAQFSNSGSPGLATKVQQANNTNFTSSPRYDGTPATYTTLSTATGGAFPYTPPTIVGGFTSFTAVQSDLKAPYEYLLNLNYARPLPKHMTIEVGYAGRLSHRAILTRDFGQPLENFTDPKSGQLFSQAAKSLAQLYNSGVTPAQVKANPNLIPLQPFAENMLGNLAGFYIPGSASANLFYDAYSTYLGSWTDTINDNDRIRQGPGGGCLVKTGCNTFFPLQASDVLAYSNSGIANFHSMTVSLRRTVSNGWGYDFNYTLSHAIDNASGSEGSANAAGGNGGPTNVQNAFCPKCSSGPADYDARHTINANSVIELPVGRGKPLLGNAPKVVNGIVGGWQVSTLFTFHTGNPITCTASGIFNSNYLSSALCILGPGVVNPPASKLQFDNLGIPSIFSNVSAGNDFVPGYAGQVGYRGMQRGLPFWNDDLSLNKVFKIGERKQVSFRVEAYNLMNKETFANPTLSITPIPGTTSAGTYAAFGSSVFGEITKTSSAAAPRVLQMALRFTF comes from the coding sequence GTGTACCGGCATTTCATAGCTCTTCTCATTATTGTTTCTGTTATCGGGGCTCTGCCGTTGGCGGCGCAGCAAACCAGTTCGCTTCAAGGCGTCATCGCCGATCAAACGGGCGGCGTTCTACCCGGTGCGGTGGTAGCGATCACAAACACAGACACGGCCGTGTCGCGTCAGGAATTGACGGATGACACGGGCACCTACAGATTTCTCCAGGTCCTGCCGGGTCCTTACAAAGTCGAAGTTCAGCTGCCGGGATTCACGACCAAAGTCTCACAGGTCGCGCTGCAAGTAGGCCAGCCCTTGACGCTGAATCTGGAACTGGCCGTCGGCCAGGCCACGGACGTCGTGAGCGTGGAAGCGGAAGCGACCGCTATCAATACGGAGAATGCGACTGTCGGAAACCCGTTTACAGAGAAGCAGGTTGTCGAGCTACCGTTGCAGACCCGCAATGTCGTGGCGCTATTGAGCCAGGAGCCGGGCGTTGCATCAACCGGGCAGGTGCTCGGCGCGAGAGCGGACCAGAACAATGTGACCTTGGATGGCGCCAATGTCACCGACAACCGGGGCGCAGACGGATTCAACTCCGTCCTCCAGATTCCGCTCGACTCGGTGCAGGAATTCCGCACCACCATCGCCGGACAGGGCGCCGATCTCGGCCACTCGGCCGGCGGGCAGGTGACGCTGGTCACCAAGAGCGGCACCAACGCGTTTCACGGATCTATTTATGAATACAACCGGAATACCGATTTTGAAGCCAATGACTGGTTCAGCAATCGCGCGCACGTCGCCCGTCCCGCACTGATCCGGAATCAATACGGATTCTCGGCCGGCGGCCCGATCCAGAAGAACAGATTGTTCTTTTTCTACAACTGGGAAGGCCGGAAGGACCGCAGCCAGGCTGCGGCCACCGCAAATGTTCCGACCGATACCTTGAAACAGGGCATCGTGAAGGTGCTTCTGAAGAGCGGCCAGACCGTTTCATTGACGCCAGCCGACATCAAAGCGATCGATCCGCTCGGCATCGGCGAGAATCCATACATCGCGAATCTGGCGCAGCAGTATCCCTCGGGTAACAATCCTCTGGGAGGCAGCGACAAGGGCCTGAACTTCAACCAATTGCTTTTTAACGCGCCGCAGCCCCTGAACAACCATGTTCAGGTCGGCAAGATCGATTACGTCATCGACGGCGCAAGCCGTCATACGGTTTCGCTGCGCGGCACGCTGGTCGGCGATTCCCAGATTCCAACCAACGGCCTGGCGCTGTTCCCAGGCCAGGCGCCCGTCTCGCAGACGCTCGACAACTCGCGCGGGGTTTCCGCGCGTTACACGTACGTCGTGACACCCACGCTCGTCAACGTCTTCAACTACGGCTACACGAGGCTGGGCAATGCGACGACCGGTACGTTGAACGTGGTGCCGAGCTTCGGATTTACAACGCAGCTGCCCACAGTACGTGGTTCGACGCGTATCGCGCCGACGCCGAACCTGAGTGATGATCTGACCTGGACGAAAGGGAAGCATACCTTCCAGATGGGGTTCAACTATCTCATCGCGAAGAACCTCACCTCGGTCGCCAACAACGAACCGAGCTACAGCTTCGGCAGAACCGTGCTTCTCGGGCTCGGAAATGACATCACCAATGCCGTTACCGCCTACATTCAGAAAACAGTTCCGGGTGCGGCGCTCTCCTCGACGACCAACGTGACCAATGCTTTTGGGGCGATCTTCGGTATGTTGAACAGCGGCAGCGCAACCTATAACTTCGGCATTAATGGCCAGCCGATTCCGTTCGGGCAGTCCATCAGCCGCGATTTCATTTCCCGTTCTCCTGAGGAGTATTTCCAGGACACCTGGAAAGTGAAGCCCAATATTACGGTCATCGCCGGCGTGCGCTACGCCATCTATGGAGTGCCGTACGCCGAGGACGGCGTGCAGGTGGTTCCCAAAACCAACATGAGCAACTTCTTCGGAGAGCGGATCGGCGCGGCTTTGGCCGGGGTTCCGAACTCCGCCCTTCCGGATGCCAACATTACCTATGTCGTCGGCGGGCCCGTCAACCATGGTGCCGGCTATTATCCGCAAGACAACAAGGACTGGGCGCCGCGGCTCTCGCTGGCATACTCTCCCAGAGATGGCGGACTGCTCGAAAAGATCATGGGCAAGGGCAGCGTCCTCCGTGGCGGCGCATCCCTCGTCTACGATAACTATGGCAACGGCCTGGCTGCCCAGTTTTCCAACAGCGGCTCGCCGGGATTGGCGACAAAGGTTCAGCAGGCCAACAACACGAACTTCACGAGCAGTCCCCGCTACGATGGGACGCCCGCCACATACACCACGCTCTCTACGGCAACCGGCGGCGCATTTCCCTATACGCCTCCAACCATCGTCGGCGGGTTCACCAGCTTTACCGCCGTTCAAAGCGATTTGAAAGCCCCTTACGAGTATCTCCTCAACCTCAACTATGCCCGCCCATTGCCGAAGCATATGACCATCGAAGTCGGCTATGCGGGCCGCCTTTCCCATCGTGCGATCCTGACCCGGGATTTCGGTCAGCCGCTCGAGAATTTCACGGATCCGAAGTCCGGGCAGCTCTTCTCGCAGGCTGCGAAGTCGCTTGCGCAACTCTACAATTCCGGCGTCACGCCCGCTCAGGTCAAAGCCAATCCGAACCTGATTCCTCTCCAGCCTTTTGCCGAGAACATGTTGGGTAATCTCGCCGGCTTCTATATCCCCGGCAGCGCGTCCGCCAACCTGTTCTATGATGCTTATTCCACATACCTCGGAAGCTGGACCGACACCATCAACGATAACGACCGCATTCGTCAAGGTCCCGGTGGCGGCTGCCTGGTCAAAACCGGTTGCAACACATTTTTCCCGTTGCAGGCTTCGGACGTGCTTGCATACAGCAATTCGGGCATTGCCAACTTCCATTCCATGACGGTTTCGCTCCGGCGCACGGTTTCGAATGGCTGGGGCTATGACTTCAATTACACGTTGTCTCACGCGATCGACAACGCTTCCGGCTCGGAGGGAAGCGCCAACGCAGCGGGCGGCAACGGTGGTCCGACAAATGTCCAGAACGCCTTCTGTCCGAAATGCAGCAGCGGTCCGGCCGATTACGATGCGCGTCATACGATCAACGCGAATTCGGTGATCGAACTTCCCGTCGGGAGAGGCAAGCCCCTGCTTGGCAACGCGCCGAAAGTGGTCAACGGGATCGTTGGCGGGTGGCAGGTCAGCACTCTGTTTACATTCCACACCGGCAATCCGATCACATGCACCGCGAGCGGCATATTCAACAGCAACTACCTCAGCTCGGCCCTTTGCATACTCGGTCCGGGCGTTGTCAACCCTCCAGCGAGCAAGCTTCAGTTCGACAACCTCGGCATTCCGAGCATATTCAGCAATGTCAGCGCCGGGAACGATTTCGTACCCGGCTACGCCGGCCAAGTCGGCTACCGCGGCATGCAGCGTGGATTGCCCTTCTGGAATGACGATCTGTCGCTCAACAAGGTCTTCAAAATCGGTGAACGCAAACAAGTGAGCTTCCGCGTGGAAGCTTATAACCTCATGAACAAGGAGACATTTGCGAATCCGACGTTAAGCATCACGCCGATCCCCGGTACCACCAGCGCGGGCACCTACGCCGCATTCGGATCGTCGGTCTTCGGTGAAATCACGAAGACGTCTAGTGCCGCCGCTCCACGTGTCCTGCAGATGGCTTTGAGGTTTACCTTCTAG